aagttgcacttttcaccaaaacggctaaaccaatccgaacgaaatttggtagacatatgggaactgtaaaatcccacgcatacagtgggtaAAGGGgaaggggggatgtaaaatttgttttcatcgaaTACAGTCAAGCGGGATCTCAAataaaaagtctcgattagaactatacgaatctgatattagttttgacgtgaatagTAAGGTgcgaggactcattttcggaaaatacccaacctataaatccaaaaaaatcgGGAAGGTGTGCTTATATggaatctaggcttcaaaatatgttccatcctggaaacctccttaagttcacccatCCCAGTACTGAATTTTACATGGACATAGAAGACAGTATcgcgcatacgcatgccaaagtttcattgaaatccaacaattaatgtcaaaattatagcagttcaaacttatcaattttgtacgAATTAACTGCAtcataagccatgcaaataagatgctgacgtaaaacgaaaataattgacatttttcGTGAGATATAATAAAATTCTATTCATGAATAATCTACTTCTCCTCAACCCTTTGTTATATCTGTAGATTAACTTCATCCCATTTGTGagtaatattgaactcctagtgtgaagcctataaggttgactattatcaatacagtgctttccagatcaatttTTTTACATTAATGGATCTTTAAAAGACAGCACACACTTAACTATTTAcacgcggaactgtcatgcactcatcgttcctTACACAGAGAGACACTCAACTTTTTATAGCTTCCGGGTTTTCGACTAAAATTTCTGTTCGGATCCTCGAGAAATTTTTTTGAGATTATTTAGAacattcaataaaaactatGTTAACTGTAATATTAAGACgttttaaaaatatcaaataaatttaattgaataaatGCCATAATGCGACCCCGCTTGAGTTACGTCCTCTGCAACAACTCATAATTTTTCTAATTTGTATACCTTGATAAACTGTGCGTGATGCACAAAGCGCACAATGTGCCTTTCACGAAGTTCAATATCTCTTTCGCAGTTCAATTCTTTCGATCGTTTTTCTATTCCTAGTTTTGGGTATACAAGTAATATTAGTGGTttacttttccttctttttcggacaatacaataaataaatcattggataaaaaaaaaatgtgcaaatgTAACGGCAACTAGAGAGGAATTTATTTGCTTCATTGACTTTTGTTCGGTTTATCTCTCAAAAAAGTAATTGAAATTATGAatctattttttataaaatacgAGTATTTCTGACTATTTACATTCACATAGAAACGACATAATGACACATATGAGTAGAAAGGGGCTAACGATTACCTGCTATTCATATAATTTGacaacaatttaaataaatgagcTTCTCTTTTCTCATCATCAATGGACGTGCTATCAAATTATCTTGTGGCTTGTGATGTGGAAGGTTCTGTTTTGCAGCATTCGTTTGTAACGAGGAAACTTCATTCATAAGTTGACGGTCGACCTTTTTCAGACTCCTACTGTTTCGTGTTGGATAATCTTCAATGTGCgagaaataattttcaaacgGTTTTATACAACAAGGCTCCTGTCAATTGGTGCTATGCCGACTGAAACTCATTGTACTTCCCTTGTTGTTGAAGAACGTATTGCTCATGCGCATATGTTCGAACGTCAACGGAACACCTAATCGTTGATCACGTTTCTTATAGTATTCATTGAAATCCAAACGGATTCCGAACAATTGGAGATTATGATCGTTATTAGAATTCAACGCAAGCAAAAATCTACGTACAGCAAACTCGTAATCGGTACCAATTTTCTCCAATGATTTCTGGCTGTCGGCAACATATTGTTCGAACACCCTCTGCTCCTCATCACGCTGGAACCTTTTCTCCGCCGTGATACCGTACTCTCCTTTTAATTCACTCGcttttatatttgatgcaagCGCATTCCTGGCATCCAGCTCTTTGAAACACACATCAAAGAATTTATCTTGCCACACTTCCAGACGCATTATGCCCAAGTAAATTTCCTCCATCGCGCCTAGTGAATCGGATTTCACATCGAGGAACGCTCCAGTCTTAATTGTTTCGAGAAATTCATTATGTGCGTTTAAGATATCATCAAGCGCTTTAGCTTGATGTACTTTCTCGAGAAACGATGCCCACGAACACTCAATCACCTCAAAAAGAATGTAGTATTGCATTTGATGGACAAAATGTATCATTTCTGATGTGTATAGGTGTAGGCGGTAAAGGACTGGATTTAGTTCTCGGCTCATTGTACGTAGCGGctggaaataaaaaatatgcatagataaaatatttcgaatcaATTCATAGTGATAATGCAGCATCAACATACAAAAAAGCGACACGGGTAGACAATTCCTAACACAAAAAGTACAACAGACATCTGCGCCgcataaaaaaatcactttaaatGTTGTCccaaatatttccaaaatataaaagaagtttatgatctgaaataataaaaaacttgttgtttctttttcgttggtgtggatatttattcttgcaaataccgatatttcgggaaccacttgttcactTCATCAATGCTAGCAAGTTGTtacttcatcagtgctaacaagggagcaagtggttcccgaaataataGAATacatatctacaccaacgaaaaagaaacaacaagtttttttattatttcagataattaatcgttggaaacaccgcataattacactcagaaggTTATGATCTTAAAGCAAGGGAACCAcgtattcaatgaaaaattatgTCTATAGCTCCTAAAAAAAGGTCACGGATCTTTGGAAACTAATCAAAATACCACCGTTATGGCTAAAGATAAGGTAACACCGGAAAGGTACTACAAGCAAACCACTGAATATATttctacgaaaaaaaaaaacacttgcaAAAAAGTGACTTTGATTTTTTGTGTCGTTTAAATATCCGAAATTTCTAGCTCATTTTGCTGAAAGCCGCTGAGGTCTGAACTAAGCTTTGTTGGCTATAAATAATCAGTAGTAACTTTGTACTGAAGAAGAGGAtatgtcgctcccgaaatatatatttatatatatgtctaaaataaaaaaaaagtagttTGGAGAAAGTTGCGCCTTGTCTATTAAATTTAGGCTGGACTACAGgtagcagacgaaaatctaatctgtaaTACATAAAATTTGGGCCACAATAAAATGGAGCAACCACTCATGATCGCGTTGCTTCCAAGATAGAGAAAAaacagcgtttgatgagttgcttttGACCTGGGCGAGACCATAGTTCACTTCacgaaaaatgttgttttctctCCAAAAAAGGAAGATTAAACGTCTCCCCGGGAACCTACAGCGGTGGTAAGTATCCGTTGGCTCGTAGCATTGTCACGATTCTGAGCCTGGGGCAGAACTTCactttcaaaaatgtttctGAAACCGGCTTTCAATGCTTTAGGGCCTGGGGAGTGAAGTGCTCGTAAATTCACACAATTCCTAATCAAACTGAAAACACCGAACATTTTGAGAGCCACCGATGCATTTATCCTTCTCAAATAGTCAGAATCTGTAATAGAAAACTGTTTCTAGCCAAGGCAGTGTTGGCTTTTTCGCCCTAAGCAGGAAAAGCTTTCAATGAATAACGCATACGGCGGAGCCAATCAGCGTAATATGTGGTGTATTCAAATAATAATTCGTTATTAACATCACGTGGGATTTCTTATAACCCCTGGGACGCATGGGCCCACTTGCCCTTGCCCTTGCATGTAATCTATCCAGCACCAAATCCATTAcacatgataataataatcgttggcgcaacaatccatattggatcagggcgttgaagtgtgttagagcacttcattcaagaccgaaacggtacactacagtacactgtaggagacaatgtggtcagcattgcgctcgcccgagattattaccctgatttgactcaggtactcattcacagctgagtcgactggtatccgacgtcaaatcacgatacaagtcccactgccaccagtaagatttaaaccgcgaccttccatacgatagccttgtgctctaaccacttaccTATCCAGACATTACACATACGATACGTGAAAAAAACCCTCATGTCAACATTCATACTAGAAAATAATTGGGATCTTCTAAAAGATGGAGGTTTTATTATAATTAACGTTTAAGGTGCTATATAaaaaattacacgcagttcgGACAagacttcctaaaagtgacattgtaatcgagatggatgatctgaatgccaatgtAGACTCTGACCTTGCTTGGATATGTGATAGGAAAGCAAGATTTTGGCGACCGTAAATAAAATGGTGGAAGGTTTGAggatttttgcagcttccaccgcctttCATATGCCTGGGTGTGTATAACAAGAGAGGAGCTGACATCGGCCAACCCCATCTGATACTCCTTACCTTCGTCTACGTGTTGCGTCCccacttctcgcaaggttggagagctgccaccttccaagttcaacatcgtccGCTTACCTGATCCAGTACGGCAGATACGCTGAGTAGCAAGACTGAGAATGTCGATAATCATTGGGTTGCCATCAAAAATTCCCTTTTCTCGGATACTACGCAAGTCGtcagccacgtcccgaaggggaaTCATAAAATCTGATCGACTGCttaatcgtggaagcggatcaatgtgcagaagggattgaaggctccatTGGCCGCTGGGAGCGCTAGCGAGAGTGACACTCTGGAACTATGATACCATGCGAAatcctttcgatggtcctgtgagtcGAATTCCACGATGaagagcaactaaagaggtggaaaaatgCATGACTTTCGTCCTTCGTTCATTTATCCAAGTTGATGATAAATTTACAACTGAAAAAGGTACAAATTTCGGAacttttttttgcgaaattAAAGTTCGTAACGCACTCTACACATGGAGTCACTTtatatttgcgaaaattatTCTTGAATTCTTGACAGATACATTTTGATATAGATTCGTCAATGGAATCGCTTTTCAATTTCCCTACCGGGAAGCataggaaaaatattttttactagAATTCGGACGTGTGATGTGCAGTCTCTGTGCGGATAAGAAGCGCCTGCTGCTGGTATGAATACCCTCATACTAAATGTAAAGAAAACTTCTTCTGTATCTAACACGTTCTGTGCTGGACACAATATCTGCTGAGTAGTATGAATACTTTCGTCTGTGTTATGCTCCGTGCTGGATACGTAACGCTTGCTGCTGGTAAGTATGAATACTCACATAGTGAATATATGAAAGAATACTTTTGTGTCTGATATGTTTATATATCGCATAATTTCTGTGATAGTAAATGTGATAGTCTCCTCTGCAACTTAAGTATATCAAACAGAAACCTAATGTCTGATGTCTTTGActctatgggaagcttgttttcAATTTTGGACAGCAATATTTACCAATGCTGATGCCATTACAATTGCTGATTTCCGTCTTGGCACAGGGGAAATTAAACCCTATTTGGCCAGAGTATTTCAAATTGCTTTCTACGTAACAGTGACCAGGGcttcagagtagttccaccgttctatattttttctaagattttttggGATAATCTAGGCACTGATTAATGCTTGGCTAGCGTTACAGATTGCGATGAATCTGTCCTTCAATTGCTTGTCAATCACCTAAGTCATTAATCTTAAGATCACATATACTCGAGCCTACAAAACCATTATATATTGCGCCAAAAGGTCCTTATGTTTGCCTTTAAAGTAGGCCCCTACTTTTAAAGTATGATGCCTAATGATAACCTATATCGTCGTTACCACATAAGGATTGAAGCGTCATGTCGAAGCAAAGATCCATCCATGTAGCCAATAAGCAATaagagctcatttcatctttcCTTCGATATCTTTATCCGACAAAAACTCGCAAATATTTCGTTTCTTCGGTAAATTGAAGGGGTAATTCCCTCATCTTCGGAAGACAAACGTCTTTCTAGTTCCCTCTATTTTGAACAACATCAGATTTTACTTACATTTATTGAAAGCACTTGTCTACAgctatcaatcaaatcaacggctcgTTCTATTTTTAACATATTGTTCCAAGGTTTCAATCAACAGCTAGCATAACAACAGCATCCGCATATGCTTGAACTTGTATTGgcagtttttgaaatttacataGCAGTGACGCAATTAGTACACTCTACAGGAGTGACGATAAAAATACTTCCTTTTGGCTTAAATATTATCGATACAAAGTTTGTTGCAactacagtcaaaagccccttcaatatccacattgcgtactcacctttcagaattgcgtcctcAATCTTCGAAACCAGGAAATGAAATAGACAAACAGATCACAAGTTaatgatcatcttcatccacctGCCGAATTTTATCAGCTGATCTTCGAAATAAACACTGGGGGGTTTGTGAAACCGCTTAAGAGCCCTCCCTTGAAACCTCTCTTTTGTCTTTCTACTCCTTACAGTACTTTCTAAAGAAATTTCTCGTCGGATTTCTTACAAGGCTCTTATATTCATACTAGGTGTTTCTATAGTTTAACCAGCCTTCATTGTTACAGGTGTTACAAAACGATTCAGAAATCGGCTGTTTGATTTTTTGAGTTTTAGTCTTGATTCCACAAGAGAACTGCATTTACCTTGCATTCTAAAGGGGTGCTGGTTTGACAACGAAGCCTTATCACCGACCAACAATAAATGTTGAGCACACCCTACGTCGGCAGGCGTGATACCAGTTGAGAGGGCTCAACACCCAAAAAATGGAAAGATGAAGAACTGAAGCTGCCGACGAAACTTACAAAGTTGCAATTCTAGAGAAAGGGAGTGGATTTCACAAGGAGAAAGCTAGCACCTCGCAAAAGGTGAGATCGGAGGAAAATAAACTCACAAATTCGGGAAATGTTAACCGAATAGACGGTCCAATAAAGGAAACcttatgttgttgctcaaggaATGTAGAGTCCTTAGGACAGGAAACCAACATAGACGGCTAGAGATTAACGGGACCTTGGAAAAGCAATTTGACCTTATTAAATTAGAaaggtcagcggtgaaaacggaAAGCTTACCGCGGAAAACAAACtgtcatcatcagcctaccagtggagcaAAAGTCAAActattagcagcagggagacTAGGAATATACTGGGTTATGTATTGGCTTAGGGAGCAGGTGGCACTAAAGCGATACTTGGCGTGACCTCGGCCATATTGAGAAGACAAACATCATCAACGACAAGTCAACGTAATGCAAGAGATGTGCATATCAGCAAGGGCTAAGGAACTGACCCAAATTGATTACTGTGCCAAGGGTAGGAGGCACCAGCAagtggaatacaggagagccctcatCGAAAATcgtagatgaggttgatacaaatcaacttcaaccatTGCCAAAGCGAAGCAGGACTTActttcgcaaaccatccgcgagaaagacGTCGATGTGGCTACAATTAACAAGCCGTTTTGAAATCGCGATGGTGACACTTGGGTCAAATACGGAAGGGGCTGTAAAGGCGTTAtgggcttgtggagaacaaaccttccaggaaataacgGAGCATGCGAAGGACAGATTCGGCAGAGGAAAAGTGAAAGGAATCCACATATATAATTGCTATATGTTACCTACGCAACAACtgtgaccccacgttgggcaccAACTCTGTTACCTACGCAACAactgtggcacgttgggcgccaacgcTGTACACAACTGTGGCCCGTTGCGTCCGTAACAAAGTTGGTGCACAACGTGGTGCCACAGTTGTTGCGTATGTAACGTATATTTgtgagtatgagcagatgctgaaCGCTGTGATTCTTAACCCAAGGCGACATTGACCGCGAATCATAGCAGAGGATTTTAATGCACTCGAAGGGGGCAGTCAGATAACGAATGTGAGAGGACTGAAACTAATTCTTCACTCTTAAAAAGTGGCTTTTTTCCAGGATGAATTGGAGCATCAAATGGTGGCTGTCTCTGAACATCCTGAGACACTTTTGATACAATTCAAACCCCCCACAACTGTGTTCTCTCCTCCACCGTCTAAGATCTATGTCGGCGTTCTTTCTACCAATCATGTCTTCTTTTGAGCGCCAAATATCAAACATAAGATATAATTATGGCTCTTCCTTAGTGGCTAAAATTTCCTTTTGCCGTGCCCTCCTCTTCCGTTTCCTGGAAGATTTAAGTAATAATGCACAGACAAGCTGTAATCTGGTTTCTAGTTtctatattttcctttttagctAACTGCGTCATAAGCACTAAATGTGGCATGGAGAATAATCCTTCGACAATTGCTCCATGGAGGAGTATGAATTAAGCCAGGTCTCCAGAATTTGTTTCATTGCTCAAAGTCGTGAGTGGATTTGAAGTCTATGTATCGTTTACCACTTGTAAAGTACTTATCCGCAGATTTCATATGCATGTCTGGTTGCTTTTAATGTACATTATAGTGAACCATTATAGATTACCTCGCCACGTTAAGGTGGTATCCGCAATTGTAAATTTTAGTGCATGATAAAACCCTATGGACAACAAATCAATTATGAAAACTCCATAGTTTGTCTGGAAAGGCataatcatcaccatcaaccgCATAATAAATGGTATCCGATCTAAGCCTGCCCTGATAAGCAACTGAAGACATCCCggtcttgcgccgaggtccaccaattccatatttctaaaagctgtctggcgtgctggtCTACACCATTGCTTCATCAGCGgatgtcctctttttctaccatagatacagACTTTCCGAGTTGGGTCATCTTCcgtacgggttaagtgacccgcccaccgcaaccaatTGAGCGAGATTTTATTCGCAACcagttgagctggattttatccataaccaggcgGTCATcgtatcactcataaatttccttCTTATATAGTATAGGCTGTCATAATAACAAGGCAGATATTCTGCACATTTTAAAATGCTGTGTTTGAAATTATGAGAAATATTTTCGGTTACTAAGGACATGGTCTGTTTAAATAGGAATTGGTCTAATTAAACCATATATGACAACTCCACTTTGAGCGCATCTGGCAATGCTCATCAAACGTCAAATTGGCCGATTAGATACCAACATCGTGACTTAACGCAAATCACTCACTTAAAGCCCGCGAACTCCAAAATAATCCATCAATTCGCGGTTTGATTTCCACCGGGCTGGCCATTAGTTCTTGTACTACTTGTTCCACACAATCATGTCTAACTTGAAGAGTGACGCAGTTTTCAAGAGAATCCAAGATGGTGTTAAGGAAAATATAGCAAAAGCAAAGAGCGTGAACGGCGTGTTTTCCTATAAAATTACGCAAAATGGAAAAGTCGTGAAAGAATGGAGTAAGTGTGGTTTCGACATTCGAATGAGTGACGACTGTTGAGATTGGACAACTAATTTGGACTTTGTATTCCGAACAGTTTTGGATTTGAAGAACGGAGAGGTGTACGAGGGCCCAGCGAAAAACATCAAAGTGGACACCACCCTGACTGTCAGCGATGACGACATGGTGGAAATCAGTCTTGGAAAACTCAACCCACAAGCTGCTTTCATGAAGGGAAAACTGAAGATTGCCGGCAACATTATGCTCACGCAGAAGTTGGTGCCTCTTTTGAAAACGGAGTCCAAGTTGTAAACTAGCACTTCGGACTTGTTCCCAAGGGGGATGTTACTTTTTCTACACTATTTTTACTGTTTGTGCAATTCTGTGCAGAGCAATCTATGGGTCTTCAAGTGAGTTCTGATTTTGAATGGTTTAAATGTTGACATTTTAGTTACCAACTTGTATTACGTCCTTAAGTTAATCTAGTTCtttaataaaacaataaatggGCACATGACGTCTTTCATTCAACGCAGAACAGTTTATCTATCAACCAAATCGCACTCCGAATGGAGGTCGTTACTGTGCCGTCCATTGCTCAGCGCCGATCAAAGTTCATTCATCCAAGTATGAAATTTGGTTTGTTGATTTGAATTTTGTTGGCTCAAAAGAGATTTCTGTAGCAAGTCGTTCGCAAAGCAGGAGATTTTCGAACGAGGGTGAATTACATTTTATAACGACAAAGGGCGATGAATTAAGTTAAGGCACCTTTTGACCCCTCATTATACATTTTTCATCAAAAGAGAAAAGTGTCATTACCCAGCAAATAAGTGAGGTTCTCTTATGACTTACTGGAGAATTAAATTTTCTCTTCGACAAGGTTTTGTCTTATCAATTGACTAATTTTTCTATCATGCTTATGGAGATGCGTACACAAGTACTTAACGTTAATGTAAACACGTTTGGCAGAATTCGACGCTAAGACCATTAGTTCTTGTACGATAAAGTAACCATGTTTCGTGGTACATTGTTTCGAAtactttttcagcaaatattttacTGGTTTAGTATTTCCGGTTTAACGTGAAATGGACGCCGATCGCCATAATAAATAATCAATAGCATGGATGCTCGCAACGCATACCCATTTTGGAAATAAGTGTTATTGACGAAATACATGGCTATTTGATGCTTTGTTCGATGAGTCTTTCATAGTCTACGAAATATGCTTTTACCTCTTGGAACTAGTTTCAATACCAAATTTTGTCATTTCAAAAGTGCCTTGGACCGTAATCTAAATAGCTTTGCAGATTTTTAAACCTCCAAAAGGCAAAGAACCCCAATCACATAAGATGACAAAGATTCTATCCACCAGATTTTACATATGCagcaaaattatattatattttatttatcataaatcaatttaattaaaatacttTATTGgaattataatttaattgatttatGACAACTAATATAgctcagtgattagagcactgggttgtcatatggaaggccgcggttcaaatctcgatggtggcaatgggatttgtatcgtgacttgacgtcggataccagtcgactcaactgtgatttcttacctgagtcaaatcagggtaataatctcgggcgagcgcaatgctgaccacattccctcctacagtgttctgtagtgtaccgttacggtcttgaatgaagtgctctaacacacttcaaggtcctgatccaatatagattgttccgccaacgattattattataatacagCTTTAAAATTAACGAAGTCGAAGCTAGACATCTTTTTGTAAGTCcttctcttttcttttcaatatcacatttctcgtcacctacatgggactctgctcttcactcctgtggcgaggtctaaactgagtggagagcgccggtgccgtcatctgtccgctggtattcgcaacattcgaaagaaatttcgaatgccgcgaatcctgtcgCGCCACAATGCGATCCAGGAGTAGTACGAAAGCACATCTTACATATCTTGAAGGAAAATGTTTATACATATTCATGTCGTATTCTATTATAACTCAACTATAATAGAACAGGACGTGCATATGCTATTATTGTTTAACAAATCTATAGCGGTGGTGAAAGGGCAGTATaagtcccaaggcgaaacgtgaattggtacccacgatggagcataaaacctgagaaacgcctgctgaaccaacagctctactaccaaaccctatctccacctccaaatagtgaccgctgggagctcttccttagcgaaaaactgcagacggggaagaatgaaggcgagtctcccgtgcctaaaaagagacaaattgtaccaactggtcctcctgtcctgggggttggatagggctgacaaccctacatggaaaacaaccagtaccgaagccacaaaaggaaccTCGAACTGGACTgacaacataacgacgaacccggcaatgtaaatggaataacgatttcctcatggaacgtgcgctccctgtacagagatggagctgccaaacagctagccgataccctgtcccaacttCGGAATAG
The DNA window shown above is from Hermetia illucens chromosome 5, iHerIll2.2.curated.20191125, whole genome shotgun sequence and carries:
- the LOC119657323 gene encoding peroxisomal multifunctional enzyme type 2, with translation MSNLKSDAVFKRIQDGVKENIAKAKSVNGVFSYKITQNGKVVKEWILDLKNGEVYEGPAKNIKVDTTLTVSDDDMVEISLGKLNPQAAFMKGKLKIAGNIMLTQKLVPLLKTESKL